CAAAACCAGCGGCAAGGGCAAAGGCAGCTACCTGGTGCAATGCAAGCACTGGCGCGCGCTGCGCGTGGGCGTGCAGCCGGTGCGCGAGCTGTACGGCGTGATGGCCGCCCATGGCGCGGCGGGCGGCTTTGTCGTCACCTCGGGCGATTTCACCGAAGAGGCGGTGCGCTTTGCCGACGGCCTGGCGCTGACGCTGATCAATGGCAAAACGCTGATGCGCGACATCCAGGCGCACAAGGCCAGCGGCCCGGCAGGCCTGTCAGCGCCCGATTGCCCGCTGTGCGGCGCGGCCATGGTGCTGCGCCAGGCGCGCAGCGGCGCCACGGCGGGCAAGCAGTTCTGGGGCTGCAGCCGCTATGCGCAAGACCGCTGCCGGGGCACGCGCGAGGTCGATTGAAGCGCGCCGGGCAACCCTGTTTACTATAAAAACAGTAGCTGCCTGCGCAGTCAGGCTGTGCGCAAAAGGCTTTTTTGGTTTAAAAAACCGGGCCGGCGCAGCAGCAAACGGCCAGACACGGAATAATGCACGGCTTGCGTGCCTTGACGCATGCATGCCCTCTTCAAACCCACCCCACAGGAAAACCATGCCCACCTACCACGTCGAAATGCTCGAAGGCCGCACGCTGGAACAAAAGAAAAAGCTGGTCGAAGCCATCACCCGCGTGAGCGTCGAAGTGCTGGGCGGCCAGCCAGATTCGGTCGATGTCCTGATCACCGACATCAAGCGCGAGAACTGGGCCACCGGCGGCAAGCTCTGGACCGAACC
This DNA window, taken from Polaromonas hydrogenivorans, encodes the following:
- a CDS encoding 4-oxalocrotonate tautomerase — encoded protein: MPTYHVEMLEGRTLEQKKKLVEAITRVSVEVLGGQPDSVDVLITDIKRENWATGGKLWTEPRD